Below is a window of Pseudarthrobacter equi DNA.
CACACCGGAGCTTCCCCTGGCTCGGCTGGCGGCACCGGTTCTGCGGAGACAACGATGGCGTGCGGCTGTGCAGGTGCGGGGACCGAGGGACCGCCTGGAACCGCGCGAACGGGTGCAGGGGTGATAATCCGCGGACGGCGAAGCATGGCTCCGATCCTGGCGCGCAGCTCGCGCGGGCGGAACGGCTTGGTGAGGTAGTCATCGGCCCCCGCTTCAAAACCCATCAGGGCATCAGCCTCATCCACGTAGCCGGTGACGATGATGACGTAGGCGTCGCTGAACGTCCGGATCCGCCGCGAGGCCTCCAGCCCGTCGAAGTCCGGGAGGCCCACGTCCATCGTGACGATGTCTGGATTGTGGATTCGGACTGCCTCCACTCCCTCATGCCCCGACGCGGTTGGATGCACGGCGAATCCCGACTGCGACAGGATCTCTGCGAGCAGCGCCCGCACCTCGTCGTCGTCTTCGACCACTACGGCGATGCCGCGCTCCATCATCCTTGCCCCCACATTGTTACTAAACTTCCCATCTGCTTGAGAGTTCACACTTACCGCTGCCGGATGCAGGACGGGGCGCCGGCCGGTGACGGCCAGCGGTATCCCGAAGGCACCCAGCTAAGGTTCCGGAGTGTATTCGGAGACGAATACAAAAAGGATGCCCAC
It encodes the following:
- a CDS encoding response regulator transcription factor; amino-acid sequence: MMERGIAVVVEDDDEVRALLAEILSQSGFAVHPTASGHEGVEAVRIHNPDIVTMDVGLPDFDGLEASRRIRTFSDAYVIIVTGYVDEADALMGFEAGADDYLTKPFRPRELRARIGAMLRRPRIITPAPVRAVPGGPSVPAPAQPHAIVVSAEPVPPAEPGEAPVCCDFAHRGLTLHEDSRLAAINGVPVDLTRTQFDLLLVLMENGRTVQTKADLVRRLRNEPYDTGSFVSAGEERAVEVHLGNLRKRLGDSSRRPRWVETVRGVGYRMTP